From Apium graveolens cultivar Ventura chromosome 9, ASM990537v1, whole genome shotgun sequence, the proteins below share one genomic window:
- the LOC141684245 gene encoding 1-aminocyclopropane-1-carboxylate synthase-like, whose product MAFGKNLLSKMATNDGHGENSPYFDGWKAYDSDPFHSIENPQGVIQMGLAENQLCFDLIQEWILKNPKASICSPEGVNDFKDVAIFQDYHGLPEFREAIAKFMAKVRGNIVEFDPDRVVMSGGATGAHETMAFCLANPGDAFLVPTPYYPGFDRDLRWRTGVKLLPVVCESSNNFKITREALEAACQKAEESNINVKGLLITNPSNPLGTILDRDTLQGLVNFINEKNIHLICDEIYAATVFTKPMYVSIAEILEEDKSCNRDLIHLVYSLSKDMGFPGFRIGIIYSYNDKVVSCARKMSSFGLVSTQTQQLIANMLADETFIEKFISESRRRLAARHGVFTRGLMQVRVGNLQSNAGLFFWMDLRRLLKESTVEAEMELWRVIINEVKLNVSPGSSFHCSEPGWFRVCYANMDDETMRIALRRIKKFVLQADEREAAAKKHMWHKNLQLSLSFRRWDETIMKTPRIVTPHMMSPHMIMSPHSPLPSPLVRARN is encoded by the exons ATGGCATTTGGGAAGAATTTGTTGTCGAAAATGGCTACGAATGACGGACATGGCGAAAATTCGCCTTATTTCGATGGTTGGAAGGCTTATGATAGTGATCCCTTTCATTCCATCGAAAATCCTCAGGGAGTAATTCAGATGGGATTAGCCGAAAATCAg CTCTGTTTTGATTTGATCCAAGAATGGATACTAAAGAATCCAAAAGCTTCAATCTGCAGTCCTGAAGGAGTCAATGACTTCAAAGATGTAGCGATTTTTCAAGATTATCACGGCTTGCCTGAATTTCGAGAA GCAATTGCCAAGTTTATGGCAAAAGTTAGAGGTAATATTGTAGAATTTGATCCCGATCGCGTTGTTATGAGCGGAGGAGCTACCGGTGCTCATGAAACCATGGCCTTCTGTTTGGCAAATCCTGGTGATGCTTTTCTGGTGCCAACTCCATATTATCCAGG ATTTGATCGTGATTTGAGATGGCGAACGGGAGTGAAACTTCTCCCGGTTGTCTGTGAAAGCTCGAATAATTTCAAGATCACCAGAGAAGCTTTGGAAGCAGCGTGTCAGAAAGCAGAGGAGTCGAATATCAATGTTAAAGGCTTGCTAATTACAAATCCATCAAATCCATTAGGCACAATTTTAGATCGCGATACGTTACAAGGCCTAGTGAATTTTATCAACGAGAAAAATATCCACCTCATCTGCGATGAAATTTATGCTGCCACGGTTTTTACCAAGCCAATGTATGTCAGTATAGCTGAGATACTAGAAGAGGACAAGAGCTGCAATCGCGATTTGATTCATCTGGTGTATAGTTTGTCGAAAGACATGGGCTTTCCTGGCTTCAGAATTGGAATCATTTACTCCTACAATGACAAAGTTGTAAGTTGTGCCAGAAAAATGTCTAGTTTCGGATTAGTCTCAACTCAGACTCAACAACTCATAGCAAACATGTTAGCAGACGAAACATTCATAGAAAAATTCATATCCGAAAGCAGGAGAAGATTAGCTGCACGACACGGGGTGTTCACCAGAGGCCTAATGCAAGTCCGAGTTGGAAACTTGCAGAGCAATGCAGGTCTTTTCTTCTGGATGGATTTACGACGCCTACTTAAAGAGTCCACAGTAGAAGCTGAAATGGAGCTCTGGCGCGTAATTATCAATGAAGTTAAGCTCAATGTTTCTCCAGGATCATCCTTTCATTGTTCTGAACCAGGATGGTTCAGAGTCTGCTATGCAAACATGGATGATGAGACAATGAGAATTGCTCTACGACGAATCAAGAAATTCGTACTTCAAGCTGATGAACGTGAGGCTGCAGCTAAGAAACATATGTGGCACAAGAATCTGCAACTCAGTTTATCATTCAGAAGGTGGGATGAGACTATTATGAAGACACCAAGAATAGTAACTCCACATATGATGTCTCCTCATATGATAATGTCGCCTCATTCGCCTCTTCCATCGCCTCTGGTTCGAGCTAGAAACTGA
- the LOC141686685 gene encoding WRKY transcription factor 22-like gives MAEYCSMEEDWGLQAIVRACSHDQYTANSVLDCNYRDDLFYDFPDFEELKNNDGSLTVDELDDLYKPFCDPTAICSLLPQLEHLDSLGHEVKSEQECMKVLELNESVAVTKPAAITPAAKYKRKNQQKRVVVQVTAEGLSSDLWAWRKYGQKPIKGSPHPRSYYRCSSSKGCLARRQVEQSCTDPGMFIITYSAEHNHTQPTRRSSLAGTNRLKFSTSKRTCSGESRVLSSTTKLVKVAGEEPAVKKIKEEKKDRTLDDIDEELRGQGICSDDHEFVIPDSIHKGFLNPQDLVYLDGLISSSSFYGCSSQ, from the exons ATGGCAGAATATTGTAGCATGGAGGAAGACTGGGGTTTGCAAGCCATTGTTAGAGCATGCAGTCATGATCAGTACACAGCTAATAGTGTACTTGACTGTAATTATCGCGACGATCTTTTTTACGATTTTCCTGATTTTGAAGAGTTGAAGAACAATGATGGTTCACTCACTGTGGATGAACTAGATGATCTTTACAAACCCTTTTGTGATCCGACTGCTATTTGCTCTTTGTTGCCACAGTTGGAGCATTTAGATTCTTTAGGGCATGAAGTTAAATCTGAGCAAGAATGTATGAAGGTTCTTGAACTTAATGAAAGTGTTGCAGTTACTAAACCTGCAGCCATCACCCCTGCAGCTAAATACAAAAG GAAAAACCAGCAGAAAAGAGTGGTGGTTCAAGTAACAGCTGAAGGTCTTTCTTCTGATTTATGGGCTTGGCGTAAATATGGTCAAAAACCCATCAAAGGATCACCTCATCCCAG AAGCTATTACAGGTGCAGTAGCTCAAAGGGATGTTTAGCAAGGAGACAAGTTGAACAAAGCTGTACTGATCCCGGAATGTTCATCATAACCTACTCAGCAGAGCACAACCACACACAACCAACTCGTCGAAGCTCTCTTGCAGGAACTAATCGCCTAAAATTCTCGACCTCGAAAAGAACTTGTTCCGGTGAAAGCCGTGTGTTATCATCAACAACAAAATTAGTAAAAGTTGCAGGTGAAGAACCAGCTGTCAAGAAGATCAAAGAAGAGAAAAAAGATAGGACTTTAGACGATATCGATGAAGAATTAAGGGGTCAAGGTATCTGCAGTGATGATCATGAGTTCGTCATTCCGGATTCGATCCACAAGGGTTTCTTGAATCCACAAGATTTAGTTTATTTGGATGGACTAATTTCAAGTTCATCATTCTATGGTTGTTCTTCACAATAA